One window of Candidatus Zixiibacteriota bacterium genomic DNA carries:
- a CDS encoding FlgO family outer membrane protein, whose product MSRCIDKKFEKLLSAYELGMLDEKDKDAFELHLYECEYCFKKATEFEKAAGYIQRNPAVKDSIRQIAESAMEAAKEDHSLWHSVVSRRVWPKLVPAAAVVIIVLIFLILRPWQIEFRTQQDAWASANRLAIVDFRNLSDPQDTSRLGLILSNLLTTDLSESQSAKVVSNERINDVLKLIGKTQDDMANRETATNMAKRVGARWILYGSFIDKDDKLTVTTQLTEARSGEVLKGRRMTAEANEDIFALVDKLALQIKKDLSFPAEVPFEPVRSISEITTRSPEAYRLYLEGVENYQKRYYSDAKECFNKALSFDTSIAMAYYYMAKMGDQKMIFKAKHFAKNATTLQRHYIESSVLLAQGKRDTAIALLEQIARDYPDEKNAYLALGGLEYQNVRYDSAIANFNEAIKIDSLFKNPYNELAYAYQAIGNVEKALESINKYIELSPDEANPYDTQGELYATNGMPDKAIESYRQALRIKPDFMTSFLAVGYLHLLTRDYDRADSCYRHLESIGDGYNRAMGRVYRALIPYNQGKISAALKFLDSCLVLNKSEKIKGITQQILYMKSFIYQGNNDFTRALATYYEALNTEQKETPEKLQMNVDIFTQLLAQNGRLDSARNYAEQVNEFQKKSGFAQYSYWYGTAAIAFAEGDIQTCIKDLEKIGDNYGKRYFIAHYLLGRAYLVAGDFAGAIREFENQINVYNYSHARHAIWNADMHYYLGVAYEESKQVDKAIKQYQLFLDIFRNADPEVMSRYDAARRLGRLLKSR is encoded by the coding sequence ATGAGCCGGTGTATTGATAAGAAGTTCGAAAAGTTGTTGAGCGCCTATGAGCTGGGGATGCTCGATGAGAAGGATAAGGACGCCTTCGAACTTCATCTCTATGAGTGTGAATACTGCTTTAAGAAGGCCACCGAGTTTGAAAAAGCCGCCGGGTATATTCAGAGAAACCCGGCTGTCAAAGATAGTATCCGTCAGATTGCCGAGTCGGCAATGGAAGCGGCAAAAGAGGACCATTCCCTGTGGCATTCCGTTGTCAGCAGAAGAGTGTGGCCGAAATTGGTCCCGGCGGCGGCGGTTGTAATAATCGTTCTGATCTTCCTGATTCTGCGCCCCTGGCAGATAGAGTTTCGGACGCAACAGGATGCTTGGGCGTCGGCCAATCGGTTGGCCATAGTCGATTTCAGAAATCTCAGCGATCCTCAGGATACTTCTCGCCTAGGACTCATCTTATCCAATCTGCTCACGACCGATCTGTCCGAATCACAGTCCGCGAAAGTGGTTTCCAATGAACGCATTAATGATGTTCTAAAATTGATCGGGAAAACACAAGATGATATGGCAAACCGGGAGACCGCCACAAATATGGCTAAGAGGGTTGGGGCACGGTGGATATTGTACGGTTCCTTTATCGACAAGGACGATAAACTGACGGTCACGACGCAATTGACCGAGGCTCGAAGCGGCGAGGTTTTGAAGGGGCGCCGCATGACAGCCGAGGCGAATGAGGATATATTCGCTCTGGTGGACAAGCTGGCGCTTCAGATCAAGAAAGATCTGTCATTTCCGGCTGAAGTCCCCTTTGAGCCGGTACGATCCATATCCGAGATTACAACGCGTTCTCCTGAAGCGTATCGATTGTACCTTGAAGGAGTGGAGAATTATCAAAAACGCTATTACTCCGATGCGAAGGAGTGTTTCAATAAAGCCCTGTCCTTTGATACCAGCATCGCTATGGCCTACTATTATATGGCCAAAATGGGCGACCAAAAAATGATCTTCAAGGCCAAGCATTTCGCGAAAAATGCCACCACTCTGCAACGTCACTATATAGAATCATCCGTCTTGCTGGCCCAGGGGAAAAGAGATACCGCCATCGCCTTGCTGGAACAAATAGCAAGGGATTATCCGGACGAAAAAAATGCCTATCTCGCATTGGGAGGTTTGGAATATCAGAATGTCCGGTATGATTCCGCCATTGCGAACTTCAATGAGGCGATAAAAATCGATTCGCTATTCAAGAATCCCTACAATGAACTTGCTTATGCTTATCAGGCGATCGGCAATGTTGAAAAAGCCCTGGAATCGATAAATAAATATATTGAACTATCTCCCGATGAGGCGAATCCTTATGACACGCAAGGTGAATTGTACGCAACCAACGGGATGCCCGATAAAGCTATTGAATCATACCGGCAGGCTCTTAGAATCAAACCGGATTTCATGACCTCATTCCTGGCTGTCGGATACCTCCATTTGTTGACAAGAGACTATGACAGGGCCGACAGTTGTTACCGGCATCTGGAATCAATCGGCGATGGATATAACCGCGCCATGGGGCGGGTCTATCGGGCTCTCATTCCGTACAATCAGGGGAAAATTTCAGCCGCGCTGAAATTCCTGGACAGCTGTCTGGTGCTGAACAAGAGCGAAAAAATAAAAGGGATAACCCAGCAGATTCTATACATGAAGTCCTTTATTTACCAGGGGAATAATGATTTCACTCGGGCTCTTGCTACATATTACGAAGCTCTGAATACCGAACAGAAAGAGACGCCGGAGAAACTTCAGATGAATGTTGATATATTTACCCAGCTGCTGGCACAGAACGGGAGGCTTGACAGCGCCCGGAATTATGCCGAACAGGTGAATGAATTTCAGAAAAAGAGTGGTTTCGCGCAATATTCATATTGGTATGGGACGGCGGCAATAGCCTTTGCAGAGGGTGATATTCAAACCTGTATTAAAGATCTGGAAAAAATTGGGGATAATTATGGGAAGCGCTATTTCATCGCACACTATCTTCTGGGGAGGGCCTATCTGGTCGCCGGTGATTTCGCCGGCGCAATCAGAGAATTCGAAAATCAGATCAATGTATACAACTATTCACATGCCCGGCACGCGATCTGGAATGCCGACATGCACTACTATTTGGGAGTTGCATACGAGGAATCGAAGCAGGTCGACAAGGCTATCAAGCAGTATCAATTGTTTCTCGATATCTTCAGAAATGCCGATCCTGAGGTAATGTCAAGATATGATGCCGCCCGGCGGCTGGGTCGGCTTCTGAAGAGCCGGTAG
- a CDS encoding ferritin family protein codes for MEITEGLLQAIQAERHGHSFYMMAAHSTSDPKGRKVFETLAAEEMDHMQFLKKQYDAILKTGKPDRSLSLGPRLDLSEGFPIFSDSIRSRIGDAHYEMSALSIGVQLEMDAMNFYKDQAAAAADPDIKKFLAELADWESGHYRALLRQQDELKEDYWSDAGFAPF; via the coding sequence ATGGAGATTACCGAAGGACTCTTGCAGGCAATTCAGGCCGAACGTCACGGCCATAGTTTTTATATGATGGCCGCTCACAGCACCAGCGATCCCAAGGGGAGGAAGGTTTTTGAAACCCTGGCCGCCGAGGAAATGGACCACATGCAATTTCTCAAGAAGCAGTATGACGCCATCCTGAAAACCGGAAAGCCGGATCGCTCCCTGAGCCTCGGGCCGCGTCTCGACCTCTCGGAAGGATTCCCGATTTTCTCCGATAGCATTCGGTCACGCATTGGTGATGCCCATTACGAGATGAGCGCGCTATCGATCGGAGTGCAGCTTGAAATGGACGCAATGAATTTCTATAAAGATCAGGCTGCCGCCGCCGCTGACCCCGACATAAAGAAATTCCTTGCCGAACTGGCCGATTGGGAATCGGGGCATTATCGCGCGCTGCTTCGCCAGCAGGACGAGTTGAAAGAAGATTATTGGTCTGATGCCGGCTTTGCACCATTCTGA
- a CDS encoding SemiSWEET transporter — protein sequence MDYTILLGYAAGALTTLAFLPQLIKVWKSKSTHDISLAMFIVICTGISLWLVYGILIDSLPIILANIVTLAIAGMILLLKIKYK from the coding sequence ATGGATTATACAATTTTACTGGGATATGCGGCCGGAGCGTTAACCACGCTGGCTTTTCTTCCCCAATTAATTAAAGTCTGGAAATCCAAATCGACGCATGATATTTCGCTGGCGATGTTCATCGTCATCTGCACGGGGATATCCCTATGGCTGGTTTATGGTATTCTGATTGACTCGCTTCCGATCATTCTGGCCAATATAGTCACTTTAGCCATCGCCGGGATGATACTGCTGCTGAAAATAAAGTACAAATAG
- a CDS encoding 5'-methylthioadenosine/S-adenosylhomocysteine nucleosidase, with protein MKRRSILFLGILIFAANFTQAEQLSPYLIIYAFSTEGQLLAKEMTVDSTAKILGRTIHIGKLSGKDIILAESGVGMTNAAMTVQGLIDRFHPRAVIFTGIAGGIDSTVHIGDIVVCRKWATHDYGYWGAEGFKPSPPDVYMPEADSIIEMAYLMTDSILFDKAAKLALNTFSFDSIGSHIPRLEVGGVGVSGNAFIDNVEKRQWLSANFGALVTDMESAAVAQVCTINGVPFIIFRSASDLAGGSGSATARTEIGQFFKVAAVNSARVVKEYLKEL; from the coding sequence ATGAAGAGAAGATCAATTCTATTCCTCGGCATTCTTATTTTCGCCGCCAATTTTACTCAGGCAGAACAATTAAGTCCATATCTGATTATTTACGCTTTCTCCACCGAGGGGCAGTTGCTGGCCAAAGAGATGACGGTTGATTCCACCGCTAAAATCCTCGGCAGGACGATCCATATCGGCAAACTATCCGGGAAGGATATCATTCTCGCCGAGTCGGGAGTCGGCATGACCAACGCCGCCATGACTGTCCAGGGGCTTATCGACCGATTTCATCCCCGTGCGGTCATATTTACCGGCATCGCCGGCGGCATCGACAGCACCGTGCATATCGGCGATATTGTTGTCTGCCGCAAGTGGGCCACCCACGATTACGGCTACTGGGGCGCCGAGGGGTTTAAACCCTCCCCGCCCGATGTTTACATGCCCGAAGCCGACAGCATCATCGAGATGGCATATCTTATGACCGACAGCATTCTTTTCGACAAAGCTGCAAAACTTGCCCTCAATACTTTCAGTTTCGATAGTATCGGCTCTCATATTCCCCGCCTGGAAGTCGGCGGCGTGGGCGTCAGCGGGAATGCTTTTATCGACAATGTCGAGAAAAGGCAGTGGCTCTCAGCCAATTTTGGCGCGCTGGTAACCGATATGGAATCGGCGGCGGTGGCGCAGGTTTGCACTATCAACGGGGTACCGTTCATAATCTTTCGGTCCGCATCCGATCTGGCCGGTGGTTCCGGCTCGGCCACCGCCCGAACCGAAATCGGGCAGTTTTTCAAAGTGGCGGCGGTCAATTCCGCCAGAGTGGTTAAAGAATATTTAAAGGAGTTATAA